Genomic DNA from Porites lutea chromosome 4, jaPorLute2.1, whole genome shotgun sequence:
TACAAGATATATTGGGACTGGCCTGAAGCTAGcaatctccatgatctttcacgcacgtttttaaaaaggttgaaactactatgaggtgaccAGCATGATGACCCTTGGAACGAGGTTGACTTTATCTCATTTCTGCTAGCCACAAAGTTGCCGATGAAATCCTAAAAAGTTGCCGataaaagttgctaaaaagttgctatttcatttttaaagttgccgaaaagtttctttcttttaccTGTTTGCACTTGAAGTTCGTTTAATTGCGGTTTAAATCCGTGCACAGTATAAGTAGGTTTTatatacattttcattttttaacaaaacttgaTTAATTAATAGAGGTCAAACTCAACAGTTGACATCGATCAGGAACTTTTCTTAACTGTGTCTGTGTGAGTAGCAGTCTGTTAGTGCAAGCCTGCGACAAGCTACACGTTTAGTAAAGCACtttcttgctttgtttttctttctgtgtcTCTAAGACAAAGCGACGATTTTGCTTTCCAGAAAACGGTCTTTTTCTAGAGTAGAGCGCTATTcgtctaaattttttttctttctctagcTATTTTAGCTTTTTCGGGGATAGCGAGGTTTGCCCTAGCCTCTTAGCTTCCGCAATAGGATTAATCGGGTCTTCATCTGCATGTTCTCCCCAGTTGGAGTCTGAATCACTGACAAtgttgtccgccatcttgaaaaacgTGTCATGTGATACCGCTGACCTCATGGACAGGCGTGCAACACGAAGATAGCATTGGTAATTGACTCACACAGTACTATAAACCAGTTGAAtttagcttaattttttttcgaaagCTAATAAATCTcgcgaaaaaagtaaaaaaataatttgaaaatgctgaaaaatcAAGAGTTGCCTACAATTttaaaagttgccgagcactcTGAGGCTAAGCCAAATAATGGAACAGAGAGAGAATCGTAGGGCGTTGGtcgggatatgtgaatttcaccaactttattttcaaatgtTCTATTTCAAAGGCAGTTTAATTATTCCTGGGATGTCGGCAAATGTGTCCCTTTCTGTTTCATTATTGTCTCCTGTTATAAATTACAAAGTTTGCCTACACTCAAAAACTCATTAGTGATCATTATGGACACTTGTACCTCAAAGAGAATGCGTAGAAGACATGAATTTTGTCAATAAACAACAGACCACTCTATCAAACGGACACcttttactccctttatttgactctctataaaaCGGACATCTCTCTATGACAGATACTTGAGGCCGGTTCCAAAAGTGTCCGTCTTacagagagttgactgtagataCGCAAACATACGTAGAAATGATGATAACAGCGTACCTTGCTCAGCTGGGAAATTGCTCGACTGGCCGACATGCCGACAAAGAACATGATTgtaaaaagaataaagaatatGTTTCATGAATGACCGACTGCAAAAGCAAGAAGCGAAACTAATGACAATTCTGATGTACGTTCTTGATACAATTTATCTCTTTCGGCcaccttttttttaattatcttgGTAGATGATGCCTCCCCCAAAGATCCATTCACAAGTTACCTGTTGTGGCCACATTTCCACTTCAGCGGTACATTTCGTTCTGACGTCTCCACCGTAAACAACAACCCACTCAATTTCGACACAGAAAAATTCACTGCCGCGGATCTCAAACAAGGGCCTACAAACTGGAACCCGATGGGTAGTGGCGAGTGGAGCGTGACTGGCTCGGTGACACACGTATGCTATTCTAATGGTCACTGCGTAGGAGAAGATGAGGGCGACAAAAGTTCTGAGCCACTCATGGGAGCATTGATCATGGGTAAAAATTGAacgttattttaaaatcaagatGCTATTTGTCTAAAATCACTGTAAATTAGAAAGATCGGTTTTAGCCCCAAAAATAGGGtggtttcggtgagtaaaatacagtcctatttttggcTCCCTTAATCAGAGGCCAGCACAGTCCAATTACCTAGGGGCTGAATAGGACGCAAAGGCTGAAATGGCTCCCAGTTTGCGCTGGAATTGCCTTTTGATGGGACTGTTTTGGCTTAAATTGTCCTCAAAAGACTCCAGGAGGGGTTGAATCAGTCTTTGGCCTGCGAGGCTGAATTGGCACTTTCGctggggctgaaacagatctttttattTTCCGGTGTATATACCAAGGCGTGCTGTTCAATTTCCTCTTCTGGATTGAAACTCTCGTTCTTGCCAAAATAGTCGAAACTTTcaagaaaaacataaacaaggagaAACGAAATAGTAAATAGATCTACTCACTTACCCTTTCTAGATGGAGGCAATAAAACGTTTGCAAAATTGGTTGACTTGGATCCAGAAGCGCAAGTTTTTTCGGAAATTTGGGGATGGAGAATTAGAGTTGGAGACTTGTTTTCTGCTGATTACACACCAGTTCCTTTTCAGTATATGTGGAAAAAAATGGTCACTAGACGACAAGGAGATTCTACTCTCGGAGCAGCATACCAGTCCGTTTTGTCGAATATTCGATGGATAGACACTTCAAACGACTCGCCTTTCATCAGACAGCTTCAAACTTCAATGAACAATGATAACATTGACGGCGAAAGACTATCCATACGTTTTAATGTGGATATGTACCAGGGCGATTACCGGAAAGACAATTTTACCATAGGACGCGTGACAGGTAAGATATAtagatgaaaatgaaagaacTGAGAGACTGAGATATGTTTCATAGTCCATAAAGtatgcaaaaaataattaaaggcataataaaatatttaagcaAGACGAAGATCGATTACACGACTTTGCGGTAAGAATCAATAAAACCGGGCAATGTTCTAGAAAAAAAGCTtcgtaaaaatgaaaataaacatgaaaaataatttaatagaAAAGCTCGGACCTTCTGAAGTGTACAATGCATGGTTGCAATAAAATGTGCTCTTTCACCTCTTATCCCACAAATTAAATATAATCTTAATGAAAAAGCTAACAAAGCAGTTTCAAAACTTCAGGCACAATTGGTCTGTTGGGCCGGAAATCCCCTCCGTTTTTCACTCACGGCCGCATGATGAAGTCGATGGTGAGTCATCTTCAGGACACGCCCTTTTACGTGGACCAGAGGCACAGGAAAGTTTTTGTTGACTTTGGCAACAGTTTACCTATACATGAAAATGGAACACTTTTTACTGATATTTACGACAGTCTTCTTGTTGCCTTTCCGCTTAATGAACAACCCTCAATGACGTGCTCTGACGATCTACTGTGGTTAGGTGTAGTTTACAATCAATACCCCAATTGGTACCAGAACTCCGCGGGTGTGCAGATCTTCCCAGCTCTTGGATCATTATCTGAAAACGAAATGGAAAAACTTAACAGCCATCCATTGGTTGTTGTTGAGGTACATATGGTATAGACAGCAAGATGGGTGCTCTTTatttcaaaagcttttgaaagcTTTGTTTATAGGTCTAAAATTACAACGCCACGGAACTATGAAATACATATCGTATTGAAGGGCCATTCTGTAGTATCGTGGGATGTCAAGCTACTGGAACGGTTCAAAatctcaaggggggggggggtacttccttataagaggctaatggggatgtgccgctggatggggtcgcattttcatgactggattgactataatagggtcgcatttttttcaatagagttactagaatggggttgcaaatTTCGGATTTTTTTGGATAAGACAGTTCTTGATATTTATGGTTACCAAGAATGTTTGTACGGTAGATGAAAAGtcaagtgttcttcattcattctaaaaaatgggtcaattcatcaaaataaaaagtgaCAAAGTTGGGAAAGTTGGAACCCCTCCCTGGGTTCAAAATACGAGATCCCATCATAATACACACTAAATCGTCCAATAAGATATTTGATATCTTATTTCCCCTCTGGAAAAAATGTTACATTTTCACCGGTCCGACGTTTGTAGACACCTATCAAACCTATCAAACCTATCTTCTGGTGAACAAATGCCGTGGGATATGCGAACTCGTTTGTTACTCTTTGTACTCTAGGTTAATCGAAAAAAACCTGTTAGTGTTACCAAGGATTTTCCTAGCTTACCcatttcaaaaattgaaaaaaaaaacacatggaAGGATTTATTACCTTTATTAATAACGAACACGTATTTGGTTCTCTATATTCTCAGGCAAGTGGTAATTTGCCAGTCctcaaatgcaaaaaaatactgCTAGCCGAAGATATAGACGGTCTGGATATACATCCATACAACAAATGGACATTTCGAAAGAATCCAGGTGATCTAGCTCAAGTTAAGCTGCTTGCCACGAAGTTTGGAAAACCTCTTCCTGGTGCCCGTGTCAGGCTTGATCCTTGTAACTGTGAAAATATTTTCTCCGATGGACCAGAAGTTGGGCAACCTGCTTTGGATGTACCTTCTTATTTAACCACAGACAAGAACGGACGTGCAACTCTTGACATTCAGGCAAAAGATCCGAAAAATAACAGGAGCTTCATTGATGGACAACTGTATCCTTTTATATACTCCCTTGATGGTCAAAATAAAAATTGCTCGCACATGTGCAAAAATAATGTTCTGATGCTTCTAAACTCTTTGGTTGTTGTCCTGGTGTTTGATGAATACAAACTCAAGGGAGTGGAACCAACCTGGCTAGATGATGTTTATCCCATCTTCAAACAATACGCTAATTTATATCCAGTAATGACAAAGAACTTCGTTGATCTGGGGAATTATTACGACGTCATAAACCACAAAAAGGCTATAAAAATGAGTCTTGAATTACCCATCTCTCATCCGAATCATATGCCTGTTACCCGTGACCTTTCCAAATCAAAACGTCAAGTCATTGTGGAATGGCTATCAAAAGAAAAGCCTCCTATTGGCGACCCGAAACGCTTCTATTCTGTCGAACACCTCCGAAGTGACCTGCAGACGGCTTTGGAATTAGAGCATGCAACTATACCCACGTACCTTACTGCTTTAGCCTCTATTAAGTACAGCTACAACCTCGAAATCCAAAGAGTAATGAAGGCAATAATAATTCAAGAGATGATGCACATGGCACTCGTTGGAAACATCCTGAATGCTATTGGAGGCGAGCCATCTCTGTACTCAAAGGAATTCATTCCCATTTACCCTTCTCGCCTTCCCGGGGGAGTACAGCCAAACCTGATTGTTCCAATTGAAAAACTTTCACTTGGTCTCATCAGAAACATATTCATGAAAATAGAACAACCTGAGCTGGAACAACAACGAATTTCCCGTTTTCAGCAAATATTTTCGTTCGCACACCATCACAAAAGGCTTATGGAGGGTAAAGGCCACTGTCCGAGAGGTGAAGAGAGCGAAGGCTGTCAGATACACGAGTTCGCAGTGCGCAAAAACATGTTGATTACAGACCCCCAGGCTGACGGAGATCGATCGTCGGATTGTTCTTTTTCCAAGGAGCTATTTCTCAAAGGTTAGAAAATTTAGCTATAATAAACAGTTATTTGTtcttgaaacaaataatttataaattatgTTGTCAGTGGGGAGGGCAGTGTAGAAAAGACTGAGCTTGAGGTCTTCGCGCAGAGAGCCATAGTCAGCACCGAGGGCACTGGTCTTTCCTATAAGATACGacagggaaataaaaaaagtttgttttctaagTTCGTCAAATTTCTTGACAAAATTTCACTGAGGCTTTCAAGAAATTTATGTGTATGTTGATGCAGCACCCGATCAACTACAAAAGCcacatttattgtaaattatatATTTCGGACCCCCCTTTCACTTACTTTTCACATATCTAATAACTATTAAAACAAGTAAACTTTCTTGGTAGACATTTCGCctactcatttttttttgttttgtttgtttggttttttttttctcctcgaCCGTGCATGGCTCGTCCTCCTGATGCTTTCCATGACTTCTCCCTGGGTaactattaattattttaagtaGCTATTAACACCAACTGCCTAAAGGTACAGACGAATGAATTGATCATGAAGAGACTAGGATATTGCATCGATGGGGGAGCGAATGTAACTGAGTTGATTAGGTAAACTGACCAGCGGGGAGAGAGTGTTTCGAGGGCTACTGCCCTTTCAGAGCGACATCACTTTCAGCAGTGTTCATTAATCTCTCgtaatttcatattttgcagattttctttgctttctataAGCATCCTCCTGTACTCATGCCCAGATCAAGTTTTTTGTTAAGAAAGAATGCTTCGATTTACGCGAGCTTTAAGTTAAATGGAATACATTTAGATAATTCAAATTTGCAGATCCAAGATGGTGGTGCtttcagtttccttttttagcaaAACATTACgtcatcatgacatcactgctattgttCAAGATCATTTTTTTATGTGTTAGCCAAATTCTTGATTTTATCAGACACCTTACTACTTTTACTATGGACCGCGCCTATCAGATCTAAAAGAAGTCTTTGTGAATAAGTTACCTGTGTAATAACGTATATGTATAACAAGGTTATTTAATTACCATCTATAACTTACGCACTACCTGTTTGGAGGGGGTTGTGTAAATAACCAGAGCTTTTCAACCCTGGAGGTAATACGCTGCCGCGCTGCAAGACTCATATATAACCTACCAAAGGACACACCTTCAACTAACGTACGCCAGCTAGCCCATTGGGCCAAGTTTCTGAAATATATAAAGTCAGACTTGCCACCCCAATATTTAAGACAAATTTTAAGTTAGCACCACTATGTATGGAATTCATAACAAAGAGACGCTCATCCACACATAATCTAAGAAATGCGAATAATATAGCCATTCCTTTTTCTATTAGCTACgttatataaaaagaaaactctATTGTTTACCGAGGTGCCGTCATCTGGAATCTCCCCTCACCACTTGAAAGTGGCATAGGAATCAAACATGATCAAAGCCTTCACGAAGAAGGCTTGGCAATCTTCAGATCTTAGAGATCTGAACTTTTCAGCCGAGTCGTCTATCTTCCACCATACAACACATGGACACAGATTTTGTGTACTTGTGAATAGATTTTGTACTTAGCTGAGTTATGGATCAAGTGGTAGAGCGAGGGTCGGGAAAGTTTGAATGTAGTTATAATTTGTTATGTAAATACCCCAAAATACTAATTTTTAACTGCTTGAAATATTTTAGTATGTAAAATTAGTTACTgtacaatgataataatacatAGTAGTTTtgtatttcttatttttttggcACGGCCCCGTAAGCTTTTCAGCTGTAGTTACTACCGTGGCATGGAATagagtttattgattgattgactgattggtGTTTGATAAAATCAAGGAGTTGAAAAATACTTGAAAGTATTTTTCAATTCAACAAAATGACGTcattgtgtcaatcaagttatgcCCAGAAGTTGGAAATGATAAGTACATCACTCTGTGTAACTTTGGCGGCCGTGAGCGGATTTGGAGTTATAGAGGGGGGGACTCCGATCCCCCttcaccgccccccccccccccccgcccggtCGCGGGAAGCAAAACAATCCCGGTCTGATTAGGGTTAAACTAAAGTGTACTAGGATTAAGGACCTAATCGAAtgtatgaaaaatgttttgcacAGATTTCAAGATGCGCCAACTGCGAAATATTCACCAGATGGTAGATCCTGAAATTGACCTTTCAGAGGAACACATAGCGGAAGTaggaaaacaggagaaaaggaaagaggttgTAACCTTATACTTTAGTGGCATCGAAGTTACATTACTAAATAATACCaccgatatccttgttctgggcttCCAACAAACTCTACGGATAACCGATAACGGATAAGTgcctttcaaatttcctttcatcctgattggcaaatcgacaatggctttctTAACAGGCCAAtcgtggcgcgtactcaaatcctggtacacagacaggggcccagaacaaggatttcggcgctgtttcgcagccGGACTTAActagagtttagtttcgtctgtgacGCAGGCCACTCCTAATCATGATATGCTAATTGTGAAAACCTGTGATGCCTTGTTGGCTACCAAATAATGGCTGATTGATCAGAAATTCTAAAACGATCAGGGTACGTATAGGTTCTATTGGAAGTAGCTGGAAATTTGGATTACTACTAAATTTAATGACAAAACTAACCCAAGAAGACTCTTAGGTTTCCATAATTTAAATTgtgatttaatttttgtatttttagcatggaaaatttccgggagacAACATAAAAATCGTGAAGCATCACAACACAATCGGGGCTTTCTACAATCACATTTTGAACGCCCTTGACTACCTCACTGACTGTGGAAAGAACAACAGTATATTCACGGGCGACAGGAACAGACAGGTAGATTTTGGCGAATGGTCTGTGCACGGACATACAATAAAGGTGAAAGACTACTTCACAGCCGTGGAAGCCATTGAGAAAATTATTGAACAGGGTGAAGGTAGTTCTCCTTGTAACCCGGTTGCCTGGGATACTGGAAGTAGGAAGGACCTATCGCATTATTTTCTGTTCTACTCGGTTGCCGAAAAACACGAGATTCAAGTGGTCTTGACAGACACGTCTCCAGACGGCAGCGAAGACGACAGTGTGATAGATTACACTgaggtatgttttttttaataagaatagAAATACACGAAAGGGAAACAGTGTAGcatccattcaggggacaccctcgggaccagAACTATTGTCCCCTGAACATAGATGCACCTTCAACAGAGGTAACTGAttcaaaggaattttttttggcctCTTGAATGGACGTGTCCCTGGAGTGGAAGTGCCCCAAAGGATcgagaggtttcactgtatgcaGTTAAAATGCCCCCCAGTCATGCAAACCTAATTAACTCTTGCACATATTGTACTTGGACTCATGCAATAGTATTCGGCATCATTCGCAACCATAATTGTCTACCTTGACGGTGAAATTGGTTCAAAATTTCTCGTTCTGTAACACTGTCATTGCCATTTCCTGAAAGAAGGTAGGCTATAGCCTATCCCCCTGCTTCCTCCCTCATTTAAGCCAGTCTGCTATACTTCACCTGGCCGATACGAGTGCAAACTTTCAACCATATTTTTTTGCCTATTATTTTGTAGAACGCCAGACAAATTAGTGATATGTAACTTGTATGATCCTTGCTTGTTGTGGCTTATTAGCTCATCCTTCGCGTTTGACATACAGAACGGTCTTGGTTCTATTTAATTTAACCCCTTACTATTAGTCAACTCGTCCTTTAACCATGTATTAGCACATGTAACGATAGCgccttatatttttattttatagctTTGTAATGGCACATACTACTTCAACGGCTCCAAGATCCCTTTTGATCCAGAAGGTATTTGGCCGATGGTTTCTAATCCTCGAATGTCTAAGTACAAGAAAGGGTCCAATGCATACAGGCAAGCAGAAAGGTTCAATATGGTTTACACTAAGCTCCTAAAATCGCTGGAAAACGTGTTCAACGGCCGTCCCGAGACCTTAAAAGATGCCCTGGGTCTCATGTTTTCTGTTGACCTTCATTTGAGAAACTTGCTGGCCACGCCTATTGATGATAATGGAGATCCTGATGTGGGGCCAAACGCTGGTCCTACTTTTGATTTTACACCCTAACAATCAAACAATTGTTATGGAAACgttgtgtgtgttttttctcGTCATTAATAGGTTTTTCTTAGACAATGCTAGGcctgtttatcaacaaacaaacaaacaaacaaacttgtacCACCTGACTAATTATAAAGAATAGGTAGGACGAGATCCACTGAGGGATGTAATCACTCTTATTATTCACGACAAGGGCTGTAATGGAGGGTGTTCGCGTACttcttaatagaggtttgtaaaaattgcgcaatgtctATTAACGATTACCATTCCGGTAACGGTTACTCTAAACCGTCGAGTGATAAAAGTCCATTTTGTTAAGGAAGAAAAGGGagctgtgctgtactttgtgcaagacttttAGGTGAACAGCGATTGCTGATGACAATCATACGGCCGGCTATTGGTCTAATCAGTACACATATgcagtttattgacagctaaatCTATTGATTTATCTAAgtttattaatcgactacactacgtatttcaaggacgtaattcaatgctactattgtcaattcagttcggtgtccacttaatagaggtttttaacaacaGTAATTAGCCACTtggaatacattttttttttagtttccctGACTACGGTTTCGttataaaggaaaatatcaGACCTTAATTTCGGGGCACGGCTTAATATCCACTTAATCCTGATAGGGGGCATAATTAAGGGTCCGCTTAATGGAGTAGTTTAAAACTAACGTCTAttcttaaaaattaaagaatgttTTGACCATTCGAAAGTTCTCATCAAAGCTTTATCTAGTCCCTGAGCCCTATTTTCCGCCCGACCATTTTGCCAAGTGTTGTGAGATCCGGGTGAAGTTGCCGTTCCCGATCGTTCGTTTCAGATACTCTAGAATTCAAGGTCTTGAGGGCCTGAGAAAACACTATACAGGCAAAACGTACCGAGCAATGTAAACCTTGGCATTTGGTGAGGGAAATGGTTGGTGACGACAAGCAACTGCCGACGTGTAAATCAAGTGTGTTTAACCCAGTATCCAAGGGGAGCATGTCCTACCACAGAGCACGCCTCTAACCCCTTAAAACGCGCGCCAAGCGCTGATTTCGTCTATGCCTTTGAAGTGGCAAAATTCACTGAGATCACTGAGTTTCATGCATTAACACCGAATACATATGGCCCACAACTTTCTCTTGATGCAACGATACAATCGCCCGTGAAAAATGTTGCCTCTATCCTCCGTCCGCtgggaaaaacatttttttccacCAAACGAAGGGAAAGTAATTCCTTTCATTATCGTAATCACGCCACTCATCGTATCCGTGACTGAATCCCACGAAATGAATTTTTAGCTGTTTTCGCGTCGTTGTATCCACTTCAATAACCTCAACCAAGCATGACCAAGAGCCGGAGTCGGGCCGGGCATAGCACGACAGACCTTTAGACATCGTGCTTTTGCTGTGGTTTTGTTTAActttattcatgaataattcagGTACTGCAGAAGAACGACGCATGAACGGGGCCTTAGTTACTGCTGCGGTACCCATTCACCCTTTCGTATTAGTACGAAATTACTTCAGGGTCCTTCAAGCACTGCTCTGACTGACTTATCCTCAGGCGCCAGATCAAGCTGAGCGCGCATTGAGGACTGGGCCTTATGCGCGATAAAAGTTTGCCATATTTCCAGTCAGTATTAGAAGAAATAAAGACCAATTTCTTGCTATCCATGCTATGTTACTGTAAATCAACTCAAATTGTTATGGGTCAGTGGAGGGATCGAGAAggattttgttaaaaatttgaGTGATACAACGTTTATAGTAGTTATATAGGGATGAAGATAACCCTTGCGATGGATTAGGTGGATTAGGTGCCTATGGATTAGGTTGATTAGGTGCctagtcaatgacgtcacagCATACCTTCttgcatactaatttggattaggtttactaatgagcgtcactctactacaataggaacaataggcttgcctagacttgcccggtaagtaacttgagcccggttttcggaccgtctattaaaagaaaaataagaataagagaagcgatcacctagcaacgcgagaaacggcttcctatatcttatttagcgctaaaactcagatatacataaacaaaacacatacagaaagtggagttgaaaagtctttatttcaatttagtttacgtcttcttatttggcgctaaaactcagatatatataaacaaaacatacacaaattggagctgaaaactctctaagtttgtctgacgttttctcctttctatctcgaggaaatgaaagtcttgttattttcacgcacggttaatcagttaattatgcgagttcgcaagcccaaagttgaatacaaattagctctacaggaaagacccaagggagagaatcttgacgtattattataaaacaaataacttaacaaggattaattaaaacacgcgactaataattgctagcaataaaatctgacacgagataccgtttaaaacaaaaagagtcaaatacacagcgatttgaaacaTTTTACGAACTATTTACTATTAACTATTTACGAAGcagtgttaaaaaaaagttgagtgggagggtcgatgtggggtcgatgtggggtcgatgtggggtcgatgtagggtcgatgtagggtcgatgtggggtcgatgtgggatcgatgtagggtcgatgtggggtcgatgtagggtcgctAGGAGGTCGATGTATTTGTGgatggaaaaatatatagaataaaTTAGGAGGTGGAGGTGAAGGAGGGGaataaaaaacattgaggagggaaaataataaaaattgtggaggagggaataaaaacattgaggagggaaaataataaaattgtggagaagggaaaagaaaaaattgaggagggaaataaaattgaaaagggagaggggtaaATAAAACATgacttgctttctttgactgttttaatagatttatttcaaatcgctgtgtatttgactctttttgttttaaatagggtctcaatggggttaaccgataggcgtaaaacggccaaaaattcagccgatagccgtaaaaactaaaaaaaattaaccgttagccgtaaatagcggaaaaaagagttaaccgtaaaagaaagtgttccctagatttgctacttttaaggaaggtactaaactcacttatggttgcgttttttatttcccggctggtgtgactccgtacgcacgttaggcgaagcgccttttaggtgttaaccaagacctaggctccatttccggcgctctCTTGGGGAAcgaattttttccatagcgaaagtgtgacttcttgctggggattaatatttgcaattttcaggaggcCGTGCCtcaaaacactagtgaaacaacacgcagagatgtcactgtttgtaaaacacgttgccgataaacaacatttccctgtttttctcggaggctacggtagacatcgccatgcctagtccctgttcggcatcttcccacgcaatctcggtcaaggcatttcagtGGCGAACTCGCTTGGACCACATGACCCGAAAGGCGTCAGCCGCGAGGAATTctgcggcctacggacaaggcaacggcaagacagtcgttccgtacagtcctttgctgtcattaaaaacactggacacgggaattttgttattggccgttttcacactagacctagaatggatcatccgtctgagactagcctgtgtacagtcgcgccctccccacagacaccccttctccgagtTTTTCTGAGgagagggggcggctgtacacaggctatatctggaacggataatcctgtcttcaaaagtcaggcggattgtttattcaaaattaaaactattccattgccaaattaagacgtatcacctatctgacgcgaatcatcaaacggataacctgtctcacacgaataatccttctctagtgtgaaaacggccatttctgttataatgaatgtcacgcccaggcct
This window encodes:
- the LOC140935231 gene encoding uncharacterized protein yields the protein MNVKVFLMFFLLEVTEVLPCGASVDRLQVPDPKARVAEEGQARTDYLTKETFTVDPEQDDASPKDPFTSYLLWPHFHFSGTFRSDVSTVNNNPLNFDTEKFTAADLKQGPTNWNPMGSGEWSVTGSVTHVCYSNGHCVGEDEGDKSSEPLMGALIMDGGNKTFAKLVDLDPEAQVFSEIWGWRIRVGDLFSADYTPVPFQYMWKKMVTRRQGDSTLGAAYQSVLSNIRWIDTSNDSPFIRQLQTSMNNDNIDGERLSIRFNVDMYQGDYRKDNFTIGRVTGTIGLLGRKSPPFFTHGRMMKSMVSHLQDTPFYVDQRHRKVFVDFGNSLPIHENGTLFTDIYDSLLVAFPLNEQPSMTCSDDLLWLGVVYNQYPNWYQNSAGVQIFPALGSLSENEMEKLNSHPLVVVEASGNLPVLKCKKILLAEDIDGLDIHPYNKWTFRKNPGDLAQVKLLATKFGKPLPGARVRLDPCNCENIFSDGPEVGQPALDVPSYLTTDKNGRATLDIQAKDPKNNRSFIDGQLYPFIYSLDGQNKNCSHMCKNNVLMLLNSLVVVLVFDEYKLKGVEPTWLDDVYPIFKQYANLYPVMTKNFVDLGNYYDVINHKKAIKMSLELPISHPNHMPVTRDLSKSKRQVIVEWLSKEKPPIGDPKRFYSVEHLRSDLQTALELEHATIPTYLTALASIKYSYNLEIQRVMKAIIIQEMMHMALVGNILNAIGGEPSLYSKEFIPIYPSRLPGGVQPNLIVPIEKLSLGLIRNIFMKIEQPELEQQRISRFQQIFSFAHHHKRLMEGKGHCPRGEESEGCQIHEFAVRKNMLITDPQADGDRSSDCSFSKELFLKDFKMRQLRNIHQMVDPEIDLSEEHIAEVGKQEKRKEHGKFPGDNIKIVKHHNTIGAFYNHILNALDYLTDCGKNNSIFTGDRNRQVDFGEWSVHGHTIKVKDYFTAVEAIEKIIEQGEGSSPCNPVAWDTGSRKDLSHYFLFYSVAEKHEIQVVLTDTSPDGSEDDSVIDYTELCNGTYYFNGSKIPFDPEGIWPMVSNPRMSKYKKGSNAYRQAERFNMVYTKLLKSLENVFNGRPETLKDALGLMFSVDLHLRNLLATPIDDNGDPDVGPNAGPTFDFTP